Proteins encoded together in one Nostoc sp. PCC 7524 window:
- a CDS encoding phytoene desaturase family protein, whose protein sequence is MEIFDYVILGAGLGGLATAACLTKQGYNVAVLEKHYLPGGCCHTFDYGEYSFCADVHYISQCGSGQTIGQFLNYIGRDVAFNSLDSKCIDRVITPEADFRIPLGWESLRYRLLSTFPEEAKAINRYCDEIQQLHQEIRSLGNEVHWYDQKWSDWLKLPKYFNLFRKRNWTLQDLYNYVGLSPKVQAILAGQSGDYALPPDEIALITHTSLVWDYAEGAYYPKHHFKDFVDTIVDVITAGGGVIAYATTVNHIQVSNGSVHSVLADGKTYRATKAYISDLDPKLTVELMHDAEAISYKERQRLTGYEYSASAFNIYLGLDSRFDPQSYGIGNWNLWYYPTGDLNREYQQQLQGDFSSPWIFLSCPTMKSDAPGMAPEGHHILEIATVCPYEPFAHLHQTDSQAYKAKKREVYQQIMNSVRDLIPDVDNYIRMKVFGTPTTSEFYLGQPQGNIYGAKLVPSQVGLNRIGYITELPNLFLVGATAGYPSVPGVIGNGMNVVELLTGESVRRTVSRTQPLVTAR, encoded by the coding sequence ATGGAAATCTTTGATTATGTAATTTTAGGTGCTGGATTAGGTGGATTAGCAACTGCCGCCTGTTTAACTAAACAAGGATATAACGTAGCAGTTTTAGAAAAACACTATTTACCGGGTGGTTGTTGCCACACATTTGACTATGGTGAATACAGTTTTTGTGCTGACGTGCATTATATTTCTCAATGTGGTTCTGGTCAGACCATAGGGCAATTTCTCAACTATATTGGTCGGGATGTCGCATTTAATAGCCTTGACTCCAAATGTATAGATCGTGTCATCACACCAGAGGCAGATTTTAGAATTCCCCTAGGTTGGGAAAGTCTGCGTTACCGCTTGTTGTCTACATTTCCAGAAGAAGCTAAGGCCATCAACCGCTACTGTGATGAAATTCAACAACTGCACCAAGAAATTCGCAGTTTAGGTAATGAAGTACATTGGTATGATCAAAAGTGGTCTGATTGGTTAAAGTTACCCAAATATTTCAATCTCTTCCGTAAGCGGAATTGGACACTACAAGATTTATATAACTATGTGGGATTATCACCGAAAGTACAAGCAATTTTAGCGGGGCAGAGTGGTGACTATGCCTTACCGCCTGACGAAATTGCCTTAATTACCCACACTTCCCTAGTTTGGGACTATGCGGAAGGTGCGTACTATCCCAAACATCACTTTAAGGACTTTGTAGACACTATTGTTGATGTAATTACCGCAGGTGGCGGTGTCATTGCCTACGCAACCACAGTGAATCATATTCAAGTCAGCAACGGTAGTGTACATAGTGTACTGGCCGATGGTAAAACCTATCGCGCTACTAAGGCTTATATTAGTGACCTTGACCCTAAATTAACAGTAGAGTTGATGCACGATGCAGAAGCCATCAGCTACAAAGAACGTCAGCGATTAACTGGCTATGAATACTCAGCTAGTGCTTTTAATATTTACCTGGGTTTAGATAGTCGCTTTGATCCGCAAAGCTATGGCATTGGTAACTGGAATCTCTGGTATTATCCCACTGGGGACTTAAACAGAGAATATCAACAACAATTGCAAGGTGACTTCAGTAGTCCGTGGATTTTCCTCTCCTGTCCGACAATGAAATCTGATGCACCAGGTATGGCTCCAGAGGGACATCATATCTTAGAAATTGCCACTGTCTGCCCTTACGAACCATTTGCACACCTGCACCAAACAGACTCACAAGCTTACAAAGCTAAAAAGCGGGAAGTTTACCAACAAATCATGAACAGTGTCAGGGATTTGATTCCTGATGTAGACAATTACATCCGCATGAAAGTGTTCGGGACACCCACGACAAGCGAGTTTTATTTAGGACAACCACAAGGTAATATTTACGGTGCCAAATTAGTACCGTCGCAAGTCGGGTTAAATCGCATAGGATACATAACAGAATTACCCAATCTGTTTTTAGTGGGTGCAACTGCTGGTTATCCTAGTGTTCCAGGTGTGATTGGCAATGGCATGAACGTTGTGGAACTGTTGACTGGGGAATCAGTGCGGCGCACAGTTTCTCGAACTCAGCCGTTAGTAACAGCTCGTTAA
- a CDS encoding type II toxin-antitoxin system PemK/MazF family toxin, translated as MTTYSFGDVVLVPFPFTDQTASKKRPAVVVSSDEYHRERFDLILIAVTSQFNPGNVFGELTITHWQAAGLLKPSIIKPVLTTIETSMVFRKLGQLQDLDRQNLQHLLQIILGVST; from the coding sequence ATGACAACTTATAGTTTTGGTGATGTTGTTTTGGTTCCTTTTCCCTTTACAGATCAAACAGCTAGCAAGAAACGTCCCGCAGTGGTTGTCAGTTCAGATGAATACCATCGTGAGCGATTTGATCTCATTTTGATAGCTGTTACCAGTCAATTCAATCCAGGCAATGTATTTGGTGAACTGACAATTACACACTGGCAAGCTGCTGGTCTTTTGAAACCTTCAATCATTAAGCCTGTTCTTACTACAATTGAAACAAGTATGGTATTCAGGAAACTTGGTCAACTTCAGGATTTAGATAGGCAAAATCTTCAGCACCTCTTACAAATAATTTTGGGTGTATCAACTTGA
- a CDS encoding DUF2281 domain-containing protein, with product METDNSSEQRLLNKIRRLPPEKVSEVEDFIDFLYQKNADHSLVIAAAKLSESVLHEIWDNPADAEYDNL from the coding sequence ATGGAAACCGATAACTCTTCTGAACAAAGACTACTGAATAAAATTCGCAGACTACCTCCTGAGAAAGTGAGTGAAGTTGAAGATTTCATAGATTTTCTCTATCAGAAAAATGCAGACCATTCCTTGGTAATAGCAGCAGCCAAGCTGTCAGAATCAGTTCTGCACGAAATTTGGGATAATCCGGCTGACGCTGAGTATGACAACTTATAG